GTATTTTTGGCGTTGTTTGGTTTGATAATGTCTGTAACTGGATTGATGATGATGTTCTAGTGTCTTCACAACTAGAAAGAGAGAATAGAGTTTATGAAAAATATTTCTTCAAAAACTGGAGAAAAGAAAGAAAATCAATTTATAAGCTATATGAAGAGGATGGGTCATGGAATAATGCCCACCCTTTCAAAACTAAGTAAAGCATTCTTATTACCTATTGCTTTGCTTCCTATTGCTGGTGTATTCTTGGGTGTTGGTTCAGCTATTGCTACCAACTCTGCAGATGCAAGTTTTGGGTTTTACTTTGGTAGTGTTTTAAACAAAATGGGTGATGTCTGTTTTGGTAACTTACCTGTATTATTTTGTATATCTGTTGCATTAGCGTATACAAAAGATTCTGGAATTGCAGCATTAACTGCTGTTGTTGGATTCTTGGTTATGAATGGTATGCAAGCTGCTTTATTACATACAACAAGCGTTGATCAAAGTACTGTTTGAGTACAATATTTGGGTCAAAACGATGAATTAAAATGAGCACAACTTTATACACAAAAAGGAGATAACTGAGTTATTGATTGGAATTCGCTTGGATTTAATTTACAAGATATAACACAATATGTTAGTGCTTCTAGTGAACAAGCGATATTGAGTGGAGATTTTATTTCTATTAATTCAAATTTAGAATTAATAGATGCTGCTGGTAGTGTTAAATATTCATTATTATGAATTAATAATATTCCTAATGGATTAATTACTTCAAATATTGGTGTTAACTCACTAAACACAGGGGTTTTTGCTGCTATATTTGTCGGAGCAATTGCAGCCAAATGTTACAATAAGTTTCATGACACACAGTTGCCTTCAGCAATTAGTTTCTTTTCAGGAACAAAACTTGTTCCAATTGTAACTTTTGTTGCGGTTATACCTTTATCATTTATATTTATGTTTTTGTGACCGTACATTGGTATTGGTCTTGCTGCATTCGGTAGGGTATCAGGTGAACTACCTGGAGGTTTAGATTCATTTATTTATGAAATTGCAGAACGTTCATTGGTTCCTTTTGGGTTGCATCACGTTTTCTATGCACCATTATGATGAACTAATGCTGGAGGATCAATAGCAGAGGCTTTCACTGGAGCAAATGATGCACAAAAAGAAGCTTTTGTTGCGGTTTGAATGTCTAATCACCAAGATATGTTTGGTGTTGTTGGTGTTAGTGAATCGGTTCATTGAACAGTTAACTTTGCTGCAATTCAGACATATATAAGTACTCAAAGAGTTGATTTATGACAATCAATGGGAGATCAAACAATGGCTTATTCAGTTATTGCGAACTCAAACATACTTAACTTTACAGACTTAGAAAAATTAGGTCTAAATATAGGAAGATTCCAATCTGGTAAATTTGGATTCATGTTAATAGGATTGCCTATGGCAGGACTTGCAATGTGATTGAATGTACCTAAAGAAAATAGAAAATCAGTTATGGGTATTTACTTCTCAGCTGCATTTACTTGTTTCTTGACAGGTATCACAGAACCAATTGAATATACATTCTTATTCTTAGCTCCATGATTATTCTATGGAGTACACATGCCTTTAGCATCAATTTCATTCTTATTGGCTGGTTTATTTAAAACTCACGTTTCAATGACAGTATCAGGAGGATTTATTGATTACATAGTATTTGGTATAATACCATTCTTTGGTTCAAATGCTATGAGTGCTAAATCATGTTTTGCAATTCTTGGAGTTGCAGTATTAATGGGTCCAGCCTACTTCTTCTCATTCTACTTCGCAGTAAAATATGGAAAAGTAATGGTGCCAGGACGTGATGGTTCATCTGATGTTCAATTAGCTACAAAAGCTGATTATAAAGAATCAAAAGGTCAAAACCTTGATGGATCAAAAAAAGAAACTTCTAGCAATTCCAATGAAGAAGCTAGAGTTGAAAAAGCTAGAAAAATTATTGAATTCCTTGGTGGAGAAGAAAACATCGAAGATGTTGATGCTTGTGCAAGTCGTTTACGTGTAACTGTAAAAGATGGAACAAAAGTTGATAAAGATGGAATAATCTCTTTAGGTGGAGCTGCGGGAGCCCTAATCAGAGGAAATAACGTTCAAGTTGTTTATGGTGGAGAACAAGAAGCTATAAAACCTAGAATTATAAAAATTCTTGGAGAACAACGAAAAGCAAAAAAAGCTAAATAATTTAAATTAAAAAAATGCTCTTAGGAGTGTTTTTTTATTCTTTTTCATTAAATGTATTGTTATTTAAAGCATTTTTTTTGCTATAATGAATTATGTGTATGGATTGATACTCAAGTTGGTGAAGAGGGCACCCTGCTAAGGTGTTAGGCCGGGCAACTGGCGCGAGAGTTCGAGTCTCTCTCAATCCGCCATTTAAGAAATGAAACCAAGATTGCAAAATCTTGGTTTTTTATTTGAATATGTAAATAATACCTATAAAATAATTAATGTAAGAGTATCTAAGAGGTGATATTAATGAACAAAAATGATATAACAAATGATTTAAGTGAAAATAAACCAAAAAAAGGATTTTTAAAGAAAATTTTTGCTGGTAAAGAAGGGCAAAAAAAAGTATTAAACATTGTAAAAACAAAGAAAATAAATAATCTTTATTTCTATACAGATGTAAGTAATGTTTTGCTTATTTTAGAACATGGAATAAGACTTATTAAGGATCAGAAACTTAGAAAAGATGAAGAATATGTTGTTTGAACGTATTTAGAAAACGAAAATTCAGTAGGGCTAGAGTTTGACAGCTCAACAAGAGCTCATTTTTGAAAATGAGCTAGTGAATCAAAAGTGGATATTGAAAAAATAACAGTAGTTGGTATTGACCCATCGGCATTAGCTAAATTAACAAAAAATGATTGAGCTATTGATGAAGTTAAAAACATAGTTTATATTTATGAAACTGTTCCTTTAGAAGCTATTGATTTTATAATGATTAAAGACAAAGCTAATTTAAAAAGAATTCAAACATATGTTGAGGCAAACGACATAGACATAGATGTATTTTATGGTGAAACAGGAAACGTTGATACTAAAAAGGAGAGAAAATAACAATGGCTAATAAAATGGAAAAAATAACATCAAGAGATGTTGATTTTAGTCAGTGATATACAGATGTTGTAAAAAATGCAGGGTTAATGGATTATGGACCAGTTAAAGGCACAATGATATTCAAACCTCATGGTTTTGCTATATGAGAACAAATTCAAAAATTTTTAGATCAAGAATTTAAAAAATTAGATGTTCAAAACGTTTATTTCCCTTTATTGATACCTGAAAAATTATTTTTAGCAGAAAAAGAACATGTTGAAGGATTTGCTCCAGAATTAGCAACTGTTACAAAGGTTGGTAATAAAGAACTTGGAGAAAACTTATTTATTAGACCAACAAGTGAAGTTATAATTGCTGATTTCTTGTCAAGAGAAATTAAATCTTATAGAGATTTACCAATTAAGTACAATCAATGAGCAAATGTTATGAGATGAGAAAAAACTACAAGGCCTTTTTTAAGAAGTAGTGAATTTTTATGACAAGAAGGTCATACTTTTCATGCCTCAAAACAAGAAGCTAAAGATATGACTTTGCAAATATTAGAAGTTTATAGTAGAGTAGCTAATGAAATTTTACTTTTACCAGTTATTACAGGAAGAAAAACTGAAAAAGAAAAGTTTGCAGGAGCAAAAGAAACCTATACTATTGAATCATTGATGTATGACGGTCAATCTCTTCAATCAGGAACAAGTCATTATTTTGGAGATAATTTTGCAAAAGCGTTTAATATCAAATTTCAAAACAAAGAACAAAAAGAAGAAAATGCCTATTCTTCGAGTTGGGGAGTTTCAACAAGATTGATTGGAGCTATAATAATGACTCATTCAGATGATTTTGGGTTGGTATTGCCAAGTAAAGTGGCTCCTGTTCAAATTTCTATAATTGCAATTAATGATTCAGAAGAAGTTATGAGTATTTCAAATGATCTTAAATCTAAATTATCTTCAAACTACAGAGTTGAATTAGATAAAACTGATAAATCATTTGGATTTAAAATATCTGAAGCAGAAATTAAAGGAGTTCCAATTAGAATTGAAATTGGACCAAGGGATTTAAAAGAAGGTGTAGTTACAATTTCTAGAAGAGATTTAAGAAATAAAGTTCAAGTTAAATTGGAAGAAATTGAAAATTATATCTCAAAAGAAATTATAGAGCATGATAAAAACTTATATAATAAAGCTCTTGAAAATAGAAATAGTAAAACTTTTAAAGCAAACACTTTAGAAGAATACAAAACAATTATTGAAAAAAATCCAGGATTTGTACTAGTTCCATTTTGTGGAGAAATTGAATGTGAAAATGAAGTTAAACAAAAAACATCTACTAACTCAAGATGTATTCCGGAAGGAATCGAACAAGTTAAATCAAAATGTTTTAACTGTAATAAAGATTCTCAATTAATGGTTTACTTTGCTAGGGCTTATTAATAAAAAAAGATGCTAATTAAGCATCTTTTTTTATCAATCTTTACCTACAATTAAATCTACAACTCTACTAAATTCATAGTTTTTTGATTCTGGTATTTTTCTCATTTTATAAGTAGCTATTAACTCATCAAATAAAGAAACAAAAGTTGCATCATCTATTCTATCAAAACTTGGTTTGATTTTGAAATAAACTCTTGAAAATGTGAAGATGGGATAGCGAACCATATAGTCCATCATTGCTCTTTTAACTTCTCTGTGTGAACTTTCTTCTTCTTGAAGCATTTCTCTTTTTATTTCAACAAATAAATCATTTGCTGCTTGGAAAGTTTTAATGTTTGCATCAAGTTGATATATTAATAGATCCAAAAAGAATTTTATTCATTTTTGATAATCATTACTATTGTCTAACTTAGCGAGTTCTTGATAGTATAAAAATTGCTCATGAAGAATTGCTTTAGAAATATAAAAATATGGTTTTGTTGTTAAGTTGTGTCTGTTTAAAACAATATTAAATAAAATTCTTCCTGTTCTTCCATTTCCATCTGTGAATGGATGAATTTTTTCAAAGTAAGCATGAGTAATTGCTGCTTTTACAATTGATTCTAATAAATTGGAACAACCTTCAAACAAAGTTGAATCATTGACCCAATCAATAAATTCTGTCATATATTCATCAACTAGTCCTGGGTGTGGTGGCATGTGGTTTGCGATTTGTACTTGTTTAACTCTTCAAACCCCAGGATTTGCATTTATAGCATCAATT
This genomic interval from Spiroplasma monobiae MQ-1 contains the following:
- a CDS encoding PTS transporter subunit EIIC, with the protein product MKRMGHGIMPTLSKLSKAFLLPIALLPIAGVFLGVGSAIATNSADASFGFYFGSVLNKMGDVCFGNLPVLFCISVALAYTKDSGIAALTAVVGFLVMNGMQAALLHTTSVDQSTVWVQYLGQNDELKWAQLYTQKGDNWVIDWNSLGFNLQDITQYVSASSEQAILSGDFISINSNLELIDAAGSVKYSLLWINNIPNGLITSNIGVNSLNTGVFAAIFVGAIAAKCYNKFHDTQLPSAISFFSGTKLVPIVTFVAVIPLSFIFMFLWPYIGIGLAAFGRVSGELPGGLDSFIYEIAERSLVPFGLHHVFYAPLWWTNAGGSIAEAFTGANDAQKEAFVAVWMSNHQDMFGVVGVSESVHWTVNFAAIQTYISTQRVDLWQSMGDQTMAYSVIANSNILNFTDLEKLGLNIGRFQSGKFGFMLIGLPMAGLAMWLNVPKENRKSVMGIYFSAAFTCFLTGITEPIEYTFLFLAPWLFYGVHMPLASISFLLAGLFKTHVSMTVSGGFIDYIVFGIIPFFGSNAMSAKSCFAILGVAVLMGPAYFFSFYFAVKYGKVMVPGRDGSSDVQLATKADYKESKGQNLDGSKKETSSNSNEEARVEKARKIIEFLGGEENIEDVDACASRLRVTVKDGTKVDKDGIISLGGAAGALIRGNNVQVVYGGEQEAIKPRIIKILGEQRKAKKAK
- a CDS encoding acetyltransferase; the protein is MNKNDITNDLSENKPKKGFLKKIFAGKEGQKKVLNIVKTKKINNLYFYTDVSNVLLILEHGIRLIKDQKLRKDEEYVVWTYLENENSVGLEFDSSTRAHFWKWASESKVDIEKITVVGIDPSALAKLTKNDWAIDEVKNIVYIYETVPLEAIDFIMIKDKANLKRIQTYVEANDIDIDVFYGETGNVDTKKERK
- the proS gene encoding proline--tRNA ligase, with product MANKMEKITSRDVDFSQWYTDVVKNAGLMDYGPVKGTMIFKPHGFAIWEQIQKFLDQEFKKLDVQNVYFPLLIPEKLFLAEKEHVEGFAPELATVTKVGNKELGENLFIRPTSEVIIADFLSREIKSYRDLPIKYNQWANVMRWEKTTRPFLRSSEFLWQEGHTFHASKQEAKDMTLQILEVYSRVANEILLLPVITGRKTEKEKFAGAKETYTIESLMYDGQSLQSGTSHYFGDNFAKAFNIKFQNKEQKEENAYSSSWGVSTRLIGAIIMTHSDDFGLVLPSKVAPVQISIIAINDSEEVMSISNDLKSKLSSNYRVELDKTDKSFGFKISEAEIKGVPIRIEIGPRDLKEGVVTISRRDLRNKVQVKLEEIENYISKEIIEHDKNLYNKALENRNSKTFKANTLEEYKTIIEKNPGFVLVPFCGEIECENEVKQKTSTNSRCIPEGIEQVKSKCFNCNKDSQLMVYFARAY
- a CDS encoding Fic family protein, whose translation is MSKQLYRISEIKFDPKAFNEQANIILEKFKLYNQYLNSSPFDTQFLSMQLLKYEARHSNMIEGIDTNDIELLAANSPISKKISNYVNALKFANEDLMKTKIFTKELVLNIHKNLFVNMMSIDAINANPGVWRVKQVQIANHMPPHPGLVDEYMTEFIDWVNDSTLFEGCSNLLESIVKAAITHAYFEKIHPFTDGNGRTGRILFNIVLNRHNLTTKPYFYISKAILHEQFLYYQELAKLDNSNDYQKWIKFFLDLLIYQLDANIKTFQAANDLFVEIKREMLQEEESSHREVKRAMMDYMVRYPIFTFSRVYFKIKPSFDRIDDATFVSLFDELIATYKMRKIPESKNYEFSRVVDLIVGKDW